Proteins from a genomic interval of Streptomyces sp. NBC_01445:
- a CDS encoding class I SAM-dependent RNA methyltransferase — protein sequence MQAEPKKSLVGEEYEVEIGPVAHGGHCIARTDEGQVLFVRHALPGEKVVARVTDGEEGARFLRADAVTVIEASKDRVEAPCPYAGPGRCGGCDWQHAKPGAQRRLKGEVIAEQLQRLAGLTPEEAGWDGTVMPAEGDKLPAGEVPQWRTRVQYAVDPDTGKAGLRRHRSHEVEPIEHCMIAAPGVSELGIEKRDWTGMESIEAIAATGSQDRQVILTPRPGARLPLVELDKPVSVLRVDEKDGGIHRVHGRGFVRERADGRTHRVGSGGFWQVHPQAADTLVKAVMQGLLPRKGEMALDLYCGVGLFAGAIADRIGDEGAVLGIESGKRAVEDARHNLAAFDRVRIEQGKVETVLPRTGITEVDLIVLDPPRAGAGKKTVEHLASLGARRIAYVACDPAALARDLAYFRDGGYKVRMLRAFDLFPMTHHVECVAVLEPVKKDA from the coding sequence ATGCAGGCAGAACCGAAGAAGTCGCTGGTCGGGGAGGAGTACGAGGTCGAGATCGGCCCCGTCGCCCACGGAGGCCACTGCATCGCCCGCACGGACGAGGGCCAGGTCCTGTTCGTCCGGCACGCGCTGCCCGGCGAGAAGGTCGTGGCCCGCGTCACGGACGGCGAGGAAGGCGCCCGCTTCCTGCGCGCCGACGCGGTCACCGTCATCGAGGCGTCCAAGGACCGCGTCGAGGCGCCCTGCCCGTACGCCGGCCCCGGCCGCTGCGGCGGCTGCGACTGGCAGCACGCCAAGCCGGGCGCGCAGCGCCGCCTCAAGGGCGAGGTCATCGCCGAGCAGCTCCAGCGCCTCGCGGGCCTCACGCCCGAGGAGGCCGGCTGGGACGGCACGGTCATGCCGGCCGAGGGCGACAAGCTCCCGGCGGGCGAGGTCCCGCAGTGGCGCACGCGCGTGCAGTACGCGGTCGACCCCGACACCGGGAAGGCGGGCCTGCGCCGCCACCGCTCGCACGAGGTCGAGCCGATCGAACACTGCATGATCGCGGCGCCGGGCGTCTCCGAGCTCGGCATCGAGAAGCGCGACTGGACGGGCATGGAGTCCATCGAGGCGATCGCGGCGACGGGCTCACAGGACCGCCAGGTCATCCTGACCCCGCGCCCCGGCGCGCGCCTGCCCCTGGTCGAACTCGACAAGCCGGTCTCCGTGCTGCGCGTCGACGAGAAGGACGGCGGCATCCACCGCGTCCACGGCCGCGGGTTCGTACGCGAGCGCGCCGACGGCCGCACGCACCGCGTCGGCAGCGGCGGCTTCTGGCAGGTGCATCCGCAGGCGGCGGACACGCTGGTCAAGGCGGTCATGCAGGGCCTGCTGCCCCGCAAGGGCGAGATGGCGCTCGACCTGTACTGCGGCGTCGGCCTCTTCGCCGGCGCGATCGCGGACCGCATCGGCGACGAGGGCGCGGTGCTCGGCATCGAGTCGGGCAAGCGCGCGGTCGAGGACGCCCGCCACAACCTGGCCGCGTTCGACCGCGTCCGCATCGAACAGGGCAAGGTCGAAACGGTCCTCCCGCGCACGGGCATCACCGAGGTAGACCTGATCGTCCTGGACCCGCCCCGCGCGGGCGCGGGCAAGAAGACGGTGGAGCACCTGGCGTCGCTCGGCGCCCGCCGGATTGCCTATGTGGCGTGTGACCCGGCGGCGTTGGCGCGGGACCTGGCGTACTTCCGGGATGGCGGGTACAAGGTGCGGATGCTTCGGGCGTTCGATCTGTTCCCGATGACGCATCACGTGGAGTGCGTGGCGGTGCTTGAGCCGGTGAAGAAGGACGCCTGA
- a CDS encoding APC family permease, with protein sequence MSKLTDVPKRILIGRALRSDRLGETLLPKRIALPVFASDPLSSVAYAPGEVLLVLSIAGVSAYHFSPWIAVAVVVLMFTVVASYRQNVHAYPSGGGDYEVATTNLGPKAGLTVASALLVDYVLTVAVSIASGIENLGSAIPFVVEHKVLCAVLVIVLLTLMNLRGVKESGKLFAIPTYVFVAGVFIMIAWGAFRGLVLDDTMKAPTADFHIKAEHQGLAGFALVFLLLRAFSSGCAALTGVEAISNGVPAFRKPKSKNAATTLAAMGLLAVTMFCGIIALAMSTKVRMAENPATDLIHNGVAVGGSYVQNPVISQVAEAVFGKGSFLFIILAAATALVLFLAANTAYNGFPLLGSILAQDRYLPRQLHTRGDRLAFSNGIVLLAGAAALLVVIYGADSTRLIQLYIVGVFVSFTLSQTGMVRHWNRHLRTEKDPAKRRHMVRSRAINTFGAFFTGLVLVVVLVTKFTHGAWVALLGMCIFYATMTAIRKHYDRVAEEIQAPETPTDDSVRPSRVHSIVLVSKIHRPTLRALAYAKLMRSDTLEALSVNVDPAETKALREEWERRGIDVPLKVLDSPYREITRPIIEYVKSLRRDSPRDAVSVIIPEYVVGHWYEHLLHNQSALRLKGRLLFTPGIMVTSVPYQLESSEVAKKRARRRSEWNAPGAVRRGPVEKRPKEPSNKG encoded by the coding sequence GTGTCCAAACTGACCGACGTGCCCAAACGGATCTTGATCGGGCGCGCTCTGCGCAGCGACCGGCTCGGAGAAACGCTCCTGCCGAAGCGCATCGCCCTCCCCGTTTTCGCCTCCGACCCGCTGTCCTCCGTGGCCTATGCGCCGGGAGAGGTGCTGCTGGTCCTGTCCATCGCGGGCGTGTCGGCGTACCACTTCAGCCCCTGGATCGCGGTCGCGGTCGTGGTGCTGATGTTCACCGTGGTCGCCTCCTACCGCCAGAACGTCCACGCGTACCCGAGCGGCGGCGGCGACTACGAGGTCGCGACCACGAACCTCGGCCCCAAGGCCGGCCTCACCGTCGCGAGCGCCCTCCTCGTCGACTACGTCCTCACCGTCGCCGTGTCGATCGCCTCCGGCATCGAGAACCTCGGCTCGGCGATCCCGTTCGTCGTCGAGCACAAGGTCCTGTGCGCGGTCCTGGTCATCGTCCTGCTCACGCTGATGAACCTGCGCGGCGTGAAGGAGTCCGGGAAGCTCTTCGCCATCCCGACCTACGTCTTCGTGGCCGGCGTCTTCATCATGATCGCGTGGGGTGCGTTCCGCGGGCTCGTCCTCGACGACACCATGAAGGCGCCCACCGCCGACTTCCACATCAAGGCCGAGCACCAGGGCCTCGCGGGCTTCGCCCTCGTCTTCCTGCTGCTGCGCGCGTTCTCCTCCGGCTGTGCCGCGCTCACCGGCGTCGAGGCGATCAGCAACGGCGTACCGGCGTTCCGCAAGCCGAAGTCGAAGAACGCGGCGACCACGCTCGCGGCGATGGGCCTGCTGGCCGTCACCATGTTCTGCGGCATCATCGCCCTGGCCATGTCGACCAAGGTCCGCATGGCCGAGAACCCGGCGACCGACCTGATCCACAACGGCGTCGCGGTCGGCGGGAGCTACGTCCAGAACCCGGTGATCTCCCAGGTCGCCGAGGCCGTCTTCGGCAAGGGCAGCTTCCTCTTCATCATCCTCGCCGCGGCCACCGCGCTGGTCCTCTTCCTCGCGGCCAACACCGCGTACAACGGCTTCCCGCTCCTCGGCTCGATCCTCGCCCAGGACCGCTACCTGCCGCGCCAGCTGCACACCCGTGGCGACCGCCTCGCGTTCTCGAACGGCATCGTGCTCCTCGCGGGCGCGGCGGCGCTCCTCGTCGTGATCTACGGCGCCGACTCGACGCGCCTCATCCAGCTGTACATCGTCGGCGTGTTCGTCTCGTTCACGCTGAGCCAGACCGGCATGGTCCGGCACTGGAACCGCCACCTGCGCACCGAGAAGGACCCGGCCAAGCGCCGCCACATGGTCCGCTCGCGGGCCATCAACACCTTCGGCGCGTTCTTCACCGGCCTCGTGCTCGTCGTGGTCCTCGTCACGAAGTTCACGCACGGCGCCTGGGTCGCCCTCCTCGGCATGTGCATCTTCTACGCGACGATGACCGCGATCCGTAAGCACTACGACCGCGTGGCCGAGGAGATCCAGGCCCCCGAGACGCCGACCGACGACAGCGTCCGGCCGTCCCGCGTCCACTCGATCGTCCTCGTCTCCAAGATCCACCGGCCGACGCTGCGCGCCCTCGCCTACGCCAAGCTCATGCGCAGCGACACCCTCGAGGCGCTCAGCGTGAACGTCGACCCGGCCGAGACGAAGGCCCTGCGCGAGGAGTGGGAGCGGCGCGGCATCGACGTACCGCTCAAGGTCCTCGACTCGCCCTACCGCGAGATCACGCGCCCGATCATCGAGTACGTGAAGAGCCTGCGCCGCGACTCCCCGCGCGACGCGGTCAGCGTGATCATCCCCGAGTACGTGGTCGGCCACTGGTACGAGCACCTGCTCCACAACCAGTCCGCCCTGCGCCTCAAGGGCCGCCTCCTGTTCACCCCCGGCATCATGGTCACCTCCGTGCCCTACCAGCTGGAGTCCTCCGAGGTCGCCAAGAAGCGGGCTCGCAGGCGCTCGGAGTGGAACGCGCCGGGTGCGGTGCGCCGCGGCCCCGTCGAGAAGCGCCCCAAGGAGCCCTCGAACAAGGGCTGA
- a CDS encoding transglycosylase SLT domain-containing protein, whose amino-acid sequence MTERGGQARRRPWLWGAVLLVLVVAWACGRSGDTGADGTGGAKATTGTTGKPDASAHPPRTPTPSHAPKPGPSSPATPSVPSGKYDPATYAPQVRSRAAEAGVSPQLLMAILYNESYKPHDPALERAWQRYKPGAAFGIANMHRAAFDETKRGRAFAGRRWEELPDDRDLAVRAAAWYLHDLARQLPAHPSGPYDREELLALGYNTGAGNMQAFARGAKPGSQAADYLARLRSNWDKAGRSASRTGGN is encoded by the coding sequence ATGACGGAGCGGGGCGGGCAGGCCAGACGCAGGCCCTGGCTCTGGGGCGCGGTGCTGCTCGTTCTGGTTGTGGCTTGGGCGTGCGGGCGGTCGGGGGACACGGGGGCTGACGGGACCGGTGGGGCCAAGGCGACCACGGGAACTACTGGGAAGCCGGATGCGTCAGCCCACCCCCCGCGAACGCCCACTCCGAGCCACGCCCCGAAGCCCGGCCCCAGCAGCCCCGCCACCCCCTCAGTCCCCTCAGGCAAGTACGACCCGGCGACATACGCCCCGCAGGTCCGCTCCCGCGCCGCCGAGGCCGGCGTGAGCCCGCAACTCCTCATGGCGATCCTCTACAACGAGTCGTACAAGCCGCACGACCCGGCCCTGGAGCGCGCCTGGCAGCGCTACAAGCCGGGCGCCGCCTTCGGGATCGCCAATATGCACCGCGCCGCGTTCGACGAGACCAAGCGGGGCCGGGCCTTCGCGGGGCGCCGGTGGGAGGAGCTGCCCGACGACCGGGACCTCGCCGTGCGCGCGGCTGCCTGGTATCTCCACGACCTGGCGCGGCAACTGCCCGCGCATCCCTCGGGCCCGTACGACAGGGAAGAGCTGCTTGCCCTCGGCTACAACACGGGCGCGGGCAACATGCAGGCCTTCGCGCGCGGTGCGAAGCCCGGGAGCCAGGCCGCCGACTATCTGGCCCGGCTGCGTTCGAACTGGGACAAGGCGGGGCGATCCGCCTCCCGGACGGGCGGCAACTGA
- a CDS encoding ArsR/SmtB family transcription factor, whose product MTRVRDFGDRPAFDDPPAEVIAEAAGAFGLLASSARLHIVWALAQGESDVTGLAERVGGALPAVSQHLTKLKLAGLVRSRREGRRQVYFVDDPDIVAVVRLLIGRLAERADRTPARRLRGAGA is encoded by the coding sequence GTGACGCGCGTACGCGACTTCGGTGACCGGCCCGCCTTCGACGACCCGCCCGCCGAGGTCATCGCGGAGGCGGCCGGCGCTTTCGGCCTGCTCGCGTCCTCGGCCCGGCTGCACATCGTGTGGGCCCTCGCGCAGGGTGAGAGTGATGTCACAGGCCTCGCCGAACGCGTCGGCGGAGCGCTGCCGGCAGTGAGCCAGCACCTCACCAAACTGAAGCTCGCCGGGCTCGTCCGGTCCCGGCGCGAGGGGCGCCGCCAGGTCTACTTCGTGGACGACCCGGACATCGTCGCCGTGGTGCGGCTGCTGATCGGCCGCCTCGCCGAACGGGCCGACCGGACTCCGGCCCGCCGGCTCCGCGGGGCCGGGGCCTAG
- a CDS encoding potassium channel family protein, whose amino-acid sequence MHIVIMGCGRVGSALAQTLEQQGHTVAVIDQDPTAFRRLGSGFGGRRVTGVGFDQDTLREAGIEEAGAFAAVSSGDNSNIIAARVAREMFGIENVAARIYDPRRAEVYQRLGIPTVATVRWTADQMLRRLLPSGAEPLWRDPTGGVQLAEVHASVAWVGHKISRLQEETGVRVAFVTRLGEAILPTSQTVLQEGDLVHVMMRTDDVEKVEAAFAEGPEEEGGH is encoded by the coding sequence GTGCACATCGTCATCATGGGGTGCGGCCGGGTGGGTTCCGCCCTGGCCCAGACCCTTGAGCAACAGGGGCACACGGTCGCGGTCATCGACCAGGACCCCACGGCCTTCCGCCGCCTGGGTTCCGGCTTCGGCGGCCGCCGCGTCACCGGGGTCGGCTTCGACCAGGACACCCTGCGCGAGGCGGGGATCGAGGAGGCCGGCGCGTTCGCCGCGGTCTCCAGCGGTGACAACTCGAACATCATCGCCGCCCGCGTGGCCCGCGAGATGTTCGGCATCGAGAACGTCGCGGCCCGTATCTACGACCCGCGTCGCGCCGAGGTCTACCAGCGCCTGGGCATCCCGACCGTCGCGACCGTGCGGTGGACCGCGGACCAGATGCTGCGCAGGCTCCTGCCGTCGGGCGCCGAGCCGCTGTGGCGCGACCCCACCGGGGGCGTCCAGCTCGCCGAGGTGCACGCCTCGGTGGCATGGGTGGGACACAAGATCAGCCGGCTCCAGGAGGAGACCGGCGTCCGGGTCGCGTTCGTCACCCGGCTCGGCGAGGCGATCCTGCCCACGTCGCAGACGGTGCTGCAGGAGGGCGACCTGGTGCACGTGATGATGCGCACCGACGACGTCGAGAAGGTCGAAGCGGCGTTCGCCGAGGGTCCTGAAGAGGAGGGCGGTCACTGA
- a CDS encoding potassium channel family protein — MRVAIAGAGAVGRSIAGELLENGHEVLLIDKAPTAISVERVPQAEWLLADACEITSLDEAALQRCNVVIAATGDDKVNLVVSLLAKTEYGVPRVVARVNNPKNEWLFNESWGVDVAVSTPRLMSALVEEAVSVGDLVRLLRFSHGDANLVELTLPPESALAGTRVGDVQWPEDTSLVTIIRGTRVLAPSPDDSLEAGDELLFVAAQAREEQLEDLLSVRREDVAG; from the coding sequence ATGAGGGTCGCCATTGCCGGAGCGGGCGCGGTGGGCCGTTCCATCGCCGGTGAGCTCCTGGAGAACGGGCACGAGGTCCTTCTCATCGACAAGGCGCCGACGGCCATCTCGGTCGAGCGCGTCCCGCAGGCGGAGTGGCTGCTCGCCGACGCCTGCGAGATCACGTCCCTGGACGAGGCGGCGCTCCAGCGCTGCAACGTGGTCATCGCGGCCACCGGCGACGACAAGGTCAACCTCGTCGTCTCGCTGCTCGCGAAGACCGAGTACGGGGTCCCGCGGGTCGTCGCCCGTGTGAACAACCCGAAGAACGAGTGGCTCTTCAACGAGTCGTGGGGCGTCGATGTCGCGGTCTCCACGCCGCGCCTGATGTCCGCGCTCGTCGAGGAGGCGGTGAGCGTGGGCGATCTGGTCCGCCTGCTGCGCTTCAGCCACGGCGACGCGAACCTGGTGGAGCTGACGCTGCCGCCCGAGTCGGCCCTCGCCGGCACGCGCGTGGGCGACGTCCAGTGGCCCGAGGACACGTCCCTGGTGACGATCATCCGCGGCACCCGCGTCCTGGCCCCGTCCCCGGACGACTCCCTGGAGGCGGGCGACGAGCTGCTGTTCGTGGCGGCCCAGGCCCGCGAGGAACAGCTCGAGGACCTGCTGTCGGTCCGCCGCGAGGACGTCGCGGGCTGA
- a CDS encoding DUF3159 domain-containing protein, with the protein MTSLDKPTADQDADSKAVTEAALFEAFGGVRGMVETVVPGLLFVTIFTINKDLHMSAIAALAVSLVLVVVRLVMKGTVKHAFSGVFGVAFGVVFAMMTGNAKDFYLPGMLYTLGLAVAYIVTTLCGVPLIGLILGPVFKENLSWRTRNPGRKKAYAKASWAWGLILLAKCAILFPMYWWADTTKFGWVLIALKIPPFLLAVWLTWVFLAKAPAPIDVFAEMEAQEKAEKEAEAARKEAGAARHRREA; encoded by the coding sequence GTGACGTCCCTCGACAAGCCGACCGCGGATCAGGACGCCGACTCGAAGGCGGTGACCGAGGCCGCCCTCTTCGAGGCCTTCGGCGGCGTGCGGGGCATGGTGGAGACGGTCGTTCCCGGCCTCCTCTTCGTGACCATCTTCACGATCAACAAGGACCTGCACATGTCGGCCATCGCGGCCCTCGCGGTGTCCCTGGTCCTGGTCGTGGTCCGCCTGGTCATGAAGGGCACCGTCAAGCACGCCTTCAGCGGCGTCTTCGGCGTGGCCTTCGGCGTCGTCTTCGCGATGATGACGGGCAACGCCAAGGACTTCTACCTGCCCGGCATGCTCTACACGCTGGGCCTGGCCGTCGCCTACATCGTGACCACGCTGTGCGGGGTGCCGCTGATCGGCCTGATCCTCGGGCCGGTCTTCAAGGAGAACCTCTCCTGGCGCACGCGCAACCCCGGCCGCAAGAAGGCCTACGCGAAGGCCAGTTGGGCCTGGGGCCTGATCCTGCTCGCCAAGTGCGCGATCCTCTTTCCGATGTACTGGTGGGCCGACACCACGAAGTTCGGCTGGGTCCTGATCGCCCTGAAGATCCCCCCGTTCCTGCTCGCCGTCTGGCTGACCTGGGTTTTCCTGGCGAAGGCGCCCGCGCCCATCGACGTGTTCGCGGAGATGGAGGCGCAGGAGAAGGCCGAGAAGGAAGCGGAGGCTGCCCGCAAGGAGGCGGGGGCTGCGCGGCATCGCCGGGAGGCTTGA
- a CDS encoding OB-fold nucleic acid binding domain-containing protein encodes MSAVPRSDTPSEKPAGRFRRMLDRLSSSQEDLESEELREDSQTTGCTRIGDCQDRQIVTVTGTLRTVTLRPRAGVPALEAELFDGSAALDVVWLGRRSIVGIEPGRKLIASGRVSMSRGRRVLFNPKYELRPLGRE; translated from the coding sequence ATGAGTGCTGTCCCTCGTTCCGATACGCCGTCCGAGAAGCCGGCAGGCCGCTTCCGGCGCATGCTCGACCGGCTGTCCTCCTCCCAGGAGGACCTGGAGTCGGAGGAGCTGCGCGAGGACTCGCAGACCACGGGCTGTACCCGCATCGGGGACTGCCAGGACCGGCAGATAGTCACCGTTACTGGTACCTTGCGCACGGTCACCCTCCGACCACGCGCCGGAGTCCCGGCTCTGGAGGCGGAGCTGTTCGACGGCTCCGCGGCTCTGGACGTCGTATGGCTCGGCCGCCGGTCCATCGTCGGCATCGAACCGGGCCGCAAGCTGATCGCTTCCGGACGGGTCTCGATGAGCCGGGGCCGTAGGGTGCTCTTCAACCCGAAGTACGAACTCAGACCGCTCGGACGGGAGTAG
- a CDS encoding response regulator, translating to MTRVLVVDDEPQIVRALVINLKARKYEVEAAADGAGALQLAAAFHPDVVVLDLGLPDMDGVEVIRGLRGWTRVPILVLSARHSSDEKVEALDAGADDYVTKPFGMDELLARLRAAVRRAEPTGGGEDEGIVETDDFTVDLAAKKVNRDGRDVRLTPTEWHLLEVLVRNTGRLVSQKQLLQEVWGPSYGTETNYLRVYMAQLRRKLESDPSHPRHFITEPGMGYRFER from the coding sequence ATGACCCGGGTGCTCGTGGTCGACGACGAGCCGCAGATCGTGCGCGCCCTCGTCATCAACCTGAAGGCGCGCAAGTACGAGGTGGAGGCCGCGGCCGACGGCGCGGGCGCGCTCCAGCTCGCCGCCGCGTTCCACCCCGACGTGGTCGTGCTCGACCTGGGCCTGCCCGACATGGACGGCGTCGAGGTGATCAGGGGCCTGCGCGGCTGGACCCGCGTACCGATCCTGGTGCTGTCCGCGCGGCACTCCTCCGACGAGAAGGTCGAGGCGCTCGACGCGGGCGCCGACGACTACGTCACCAAGCCGTTCGGCATGGACGAGCTCCTGGCCCGGCTGCGCGCCGCGGTCCGCCGGGCCGAGCCCACCGGCGGCGGCGAGGACGAGGGCATCGTCGAGACCGACGACTTCACCGTCGACCTGGCCGCGAAGAAGGTCAACCGCGACGGCCGCGACGTGCGCCTGACCCCCACCGAGTGGCACCTCCTGGAGGTCCTGGTCCGCAACACGGGCCGCCTCGTCAGCCAGAAGCAGCTCCTCCAGGAGGTCTGGGGCCCCTCCTACGGCACCGAGACGAACTATCTGCGCGTCTACATGGCCCAGCTCCGCCGCAAACTGGAGTCGGACCCCTCCCACCCGCGGCACTTCATCACCGAGCCCGGCATGGGGTATCGCTTCGAGCGCTGA
- a CDS encoding sensor histidine kinase KdpD: MGRGKLRIYLGAAPGVGKTYAMLSEGHRRIERGTDCAVGFVEHHGRPRTEVMLHGLEQISRKELTYRGAVFTEMDVDAVLARHPDVALVDELAHTNVPGSRNGKRWQDVEELLAAGIDVVSTVNIQHLESLGDVVESITGVRQRETVPDEVVRRADQIELVDMSPQALRRRMAHGNIYKPDRIDASLSNYFRPGNLTALRELALLWVADRVDEYLQQYRGEHNIRSTWQARERIVVGLTGGPEGRTLVRRAARMAAKGSGSEILAVYIARSDGLTAASPKELTLQRTLVEDLGGTFHHVIGDDIPAALLEFARGVNATQIVLGSSRRKTWQYIFGPGVGMTVARESGPDLDVHIVTHEEVAKGRGLPVARGARLGRSRIIWGWLVGVGGPALLALALTHVATDLGLANDMLLFLSVTVAAALVGGLLPALASAAVGSLLLNYYFTPPLHLFTVADPKNIVAIVIFVGVAVSVASVVDLAARRTHQAARLRAESEILSFLAGSVLRGEDSLDALLDRVRETFAMDSVALLERAGDVEPWTCAASVGPHPQERPEDADVDMPVGDHMALALSGRVLPAEDRRVLAAFAAQAAVVLDRQRLQSEADQARTLAEGNRIRTALLAAVSHDLRTPLAGIKASVSSLRSDDVAWSEEDQAELLAGIEEGADRLDHLVGNLLDMSRLQTGTVTPLMREIDLDEVVPMALVGVPDGSVDLDIPESLPMVTVDKGLLERAVANIVENAVKYSPEDETVLVAASTLGDRVEVRVVDRGPGVPDTAKDRIFAPFQRYGDAPRGAGVGLGLAVARGFVEAMNGTLTAEDTPGGGLTMVLTLTAAAGHPPAGPTSSAIAQRGRYA, translated from the coding sequence ATGGGACGCGGCAAGCTTCGGATCTACCTCGGTGCGGCACCGGGCGTCGGCAAGACCTACGCGATGCTCTCCGAGGGCCACCGACGTATCGAGCGGGGCACGGACTGCGCCGTGGGCTTCGTCGAGCACCACGGCAGGCCCCGTACGGAGGTGATGCTCCACGGCCTCGAACAGATCTCCCGCAAGGAGCTCACCTACCGCGGCGCCGTCTTCACCGAGATGGACGTCGACGCCGTACTGGCCCGGCACCCCGACGTCGCCCTGGTGGACGAACTCGCCCACACGAACGTGCCCGGTTCGCGCAACGGCAAGCGCTGGCAGGACGTCGAGGAACTCCTCGCGGCCGGCATCGATGTCGTGTCCACCGTCAACATCCAGCACCTGGAGTCACTCGGCGACGTCGTCGAGTCGATCACCGGCGTGCGCCAGCGCGAGACCGTCCCCGACGAGGTCGTGCGCCGCGCCGACCAGATCGAACTGGTCGACATGTCGCCGCAGGCGCTGCGGCGCCGCATGGCGCACGGCAACATCTACAAGCCCGACCGGATCGACGCCTCCCTCTCCAACTACTTCCGCCCCGGCAACCTCACCGCCCTGCGCGAACTGGCCCTCCTGTGGGTGGCCGACCGCGTCGACGAATACCTCCAGCAGTACCGCGGCGAACACAACATCCGCTCCACCTGGCAGGCCCGCGAGCGCATCGTCGTCGGCCTGACCGGCGGACCCGAGGGCCGCACGCTGGTCAGGCGCGCGGCGCGGATGGCCGCCAAGGGCTCGGGCAGCGAGATCCTCGCCGTCTACATCGCCCGCAGCGACGGCCTCACCGCCGCCTCCCCCAAGGAACTCACGCTCCAGCGCACCCTCGTCGAGGACCTGGGCGGCACCTTCCACCACGTCATAGGGGACGACATACCGGCCGCGCTCCTCGAGTTCGCGCGCGGTGTCAACGCGACCCAGATCGTCCTCGGCTCCTCGCGCCGCAAGACATGGCAGTACATCTTCGGACCCGGCGTCGGCATGACCGTCGCCCGCGAGTCGGGCCCCGACCTCGACGTGCACATCGTCACGCACGAGGAAGTGGCCAAGGGCCGAGGCCTGCCCGTCGCACGCGGCGCCCGGCTCGGCCGGTCCCGGATCATCTGGGGCTGGCTCGTCGGCGTCGGCGGGCCCGCCCTGCTGGCCCTCGCGCTCACCCATGTCGCCACCGATCTCGGCCTCGCCAACGACATGCTCCTGTTCCTGTCCGTGACAGTGGCCGCCGCGCTCGTCGGCGGTCTCCTGCCGGCCCTGGCCTCGGCCGCCGTCGGCTCGCTCCTCCTGAACTACTACTTCACGCCGCCCCTGCACCTGTTCACCGTCGCCGACCCCAAGAACATCGTCGCCATCGTGATCTTCGTAGGCGTCGCGGTGTCGGTCGCCTCCGTCGTCGACCTGGCGGCACGGCGCACCCACCAGGCCGCCAGGCTGCGGGCCGAGTCCGAGATCCTCTCCTTCCTCGCCGGCAGTGTCCTGCGGGGCGAGGACAGCCTCGACGCACTGCTCGACCGGGTCCGCGAGACCTTCGCCATGGACTCCGTGGCCCTCCTCGAACGCGCCGGCGACGTGGAGCCGTGGACCTGCGCCGCCAGCGTCGGCCCGCACCCTCAGGAACGGCCCGAGGACGCGGACGTCGACATGCCGGTCGGCGACCACATGGCGCTCGCCCTGTCCGGCCGCGTGCTGCCCGCCGAGGACCGCCGCGTCCTCGCGGCCTTCGCGGCCCAGGCCGCCGTCGTCCTCGACCGCCAGCGCCTCCAGTCCGAGGCGGACCAGGCCCGCACCCTCGCCGAGGGCAACCGCATCCGCACCGCCCTGCTCGCCGCCGTCAGCCACGACCTGCGGACCCCGCTCGCCGGCATCAAGGCCTCCGTCTCCTCACTGCGCTCCGACGACGTCGCCTGGTCCGAGGAGGACCAGGCGGAACTCCTCGCCGGCATCGAGGAGGGCGCCGACCGCCTCGACCACCTCGTCGGCAACCTCCTCGACATGTCCCGCCTCCAGACCGGCACCGTCACACCGCTGATGCGCGAGATCGATCTCGATGAGGTGGTTCCGATGGCGCTGGTGGGCGTCCCCGACGGCAGCGTCGACCTCGACATTCCGGAGAGCCTGCCCATGGTCACCGTGGACAAGGGACTCCTGGAGCGCGCCGTCGCCAATATCGTCGAGAACGCCGTCAAGTACAGCCCCGAGGACGAGACGGTCCTCGTCGCCGCCAGCACGCTCGGCGACCGCGTGGAGGTCCGCGTCGTGGACCGCGGGCCGGGCGTCCCCGACACCGCGAAGGACCGCATCTTCGCCCCGTTCCAGCGCTACGGTGACGCACCGCGCGGCGCCGGAGTGGGCCTCGGCCTCGCCGTCGCGCGCGGCTTCGTCGAGGCGATGAACGGCACGCTCACGGCGGAGGACACCCCCGGCGGGGGCCTGACCATGGTCCTCACGCTCACCGCCGCGGCCGGCCACCCGCCGGCCGGCCCCACCAGCTCAGCCATTGCTCAGAGAGGCAGGTACGCATGA